Proteins from a genomic interval of Treponema brennaborense DSM 12168:
- a CDS encoding PP2C family protein-serine/threonine phosphatase, with the protein MEETDDSEFISTDFFTEGTSAPAVQPDSLSAMAEQLGNSFSFKQIGSMSRYIEPVSGENSIDMLVELFQSQPELTAVPVEEYDRVIGVIDRKTVAAATNTAWKRFTAKKIGDYVQRVSAVLYARDFIEKSLQKVSEINRKDGILYFPVFNNRSFFGIVSLDDFLSRIAEIREQDLRKAFVIQQRLFPDAETLAQLPFRVQVWNRMANALGGDLAQVIPLSAGSYLVCCFDVSGKNVAASLLTIAAGSFFNVLKYVPSCTQNPLKLVSLLDEYLEYAVPVGSFITAAFCYVDTERQLIQIYNCGHTAVYVFFRDEAVKNRVNIAAVNPALPPLGMGAVKSALNGYAADPAGNVKPYTQLPVKAGMHVDLYSDGLSDMQGDDGVRFDDDRTRRFFMELYCKKDADVSGAVEAVVDGWIHTAMLPDDITVVDIRL; encoded by the coding sequence ATGGAAGAAACAGACGACAGTGAATTTATCAGCACCGATTTTTTTACGGAAGGAACGTCGGCTCCCGCCGTTCAGCCCGATTCCCTGTCCGCAATGGCGGAACAGCTGGGCAATTCGTTTTCATTCAAACAGATCGGCTCCATGTCCCGCTATATCGAGCCGGTGAGCGGAGAAAACAGCATCGACATGCTGGTCGAGTTGTTTCAAAGCCAGCCGGAACTTACCGCGGTGCCCGTTGAAGAATACGACCGGGTTATCGGCGTTATCGACCGGAAAACCGTCGCCGCCGCAACCAACACGGCGTGGAAACGGTTTACCGCAAAGAAAATAGGCGACTACGTGCAGCGGGTGTCCGCCGTGCTGTACGCGCGTGATTTTATCGAAAAATCGCTGCAGAAAGTTTCGGAAATCAACCGGAAAGACGGTATCCTGTATTTTCCGGTGTTCAACAACCGGAGTTTTTTCGGCATAGTGTCGCTCGACGATTTCCTGTCGCGGATTGCAGAGATTCGCGAACAGGATCTGCGCAAAGCGTTCGTCATACAGCAGCGGCTGTTTCCCGACGCGGAAACGCTCGCGCAGCTGCCGTTCCGCGTGCAGGTGTGGAACCGGATGGCGAACGCGCTCGGCGGAGATCTGGCGCAGGTGATACCGCTTTCTGCCGGATCGTATTTGGTGTGCTGCTTCGACGTGTCGGGAAAAAACGTGGCGGCGTCCCTTTTGACCATCGCGGCAGGTTCGTTTTTTAACGTGCTGAAATACGTTCCGTCCTGTACGCAGAATCCGCTCAAGCTCGTTTCGCTGCTGGACGAATATCTTGAATACGCGGTGCCCGTGGGCAGTTTTATTACGGCCGCTTTCTGCTACGTGGATACGGAACGCCAGCTGATCCAGATTTACAATTGCGGGCACACGGCGGTGTACGTGTTTTTTCGGGACGAAGCCGTGAAAAATCGGGTGAACATCGCTGCCGTTAATCCGGCGCTGCCGCCGCTGGGAATGGGTGCGGTGAAATCCGCACTGAACGGATACGCCGCCGATCCTGCCGGAAACGTGAAGCCGTACACGCAGCTTCCCGTCAAAGCGGGCATGCACGTCGATTTGTATTCCGACGGTTTGAGCGACATGCAGGGCGACGACGGCGTCCGGTTCGACGACGATCGCACCCGCCGGTTTTTCATGGAGCTATATTGTAAGAAAGATGCGGACGTGAGCGGCGCCGTGGAAGCGGTCGTTGACGGCTGGATACATACCGCGATGCTCCCCGACGACATTACCGTCGTCGATATCCGATTGTAA
- a CDS encoding substrate-binding domain-containing protein, which produces MKSSAGHPRTRTSVFITGLICMIVCTGSGCFLKPDSRKKQSDQAAEKRVTIGFSIDTFIIERWRRDCDIFRDTARALGADVIVQNAGNDQEAQCSQIQYLIDRGVDVLVIVPKNADALTAVVQRARSKGIPVVSYDRLIRNADVSLYLTIDSRQVGFLMAEALLRLRPKGAYYCIYGAEEDYNMALIDTGVRDALDGRPVSVQFKYYTTDWNYDLSYRKMSELLELNLIPDAVICGNDAVAESVLKALSEHRLGTTVPVVGQDADIAACQRIAAGTQAATVYKPITELAQKAATYAYLLASGVPAAELDGVTESIDNGAKRVPAVFLAPVLVTSGNIDDVIVDSGFHSREDVYRNGK; this is translated from the coding sequence ATGAAAAGCTCGGCAGGACACCCCCGTACGCGTACGTCCGTTTTTATAACGGGACTCATATGCATGATAGTCTGCACGGGCAGCGGCTGTTTTTTGAAACCCGACTCCCGAAAAAAACAATCGGATCAGGCGGCGGAAAAAAGAGTAACGATAGGCTTTTCGATCGACACGTTTATCATAGAGCGATGGCGGCGCGATTGCGACATTTTCAGGGACACCGCGCGCGCGTTGGGTGCGGACGTTATCGTACAAAACGCGGGCAACGATCAGGAAGCACAGTGCAGTCAAATCCAGTACCTCATAGACCGCGGCGTCGACGTATTGGTAATAGTCCCCAAAAACGCCGACGCGCTCACCGCCGTAGTACAGCGCGCCCGCAGCAAAGGCATTCCCGTCGTTTCATACGACCGACTGATACGGAACGCGGACGTTTCGCTGTATCTGACGATCGACAGCAGACAAGTCGGTTTTCTGATGGCCGAAGCGCTGCTGCGCCTGCGCCCGAAAGGCGCCTATTACTGCATATACGGCGCGGAAGAAGACTACAATATGGCTCTGATCGATACGGGCGTCCGCGACGCACTCGACGGCAGACCGGTCAGCGTGCAATTCAAATATTATACGACGGACTGGAATTACGACCTTTCGTACCGTAAAATGTCGGAACTGCTCGAACTGAATCTGATTCCCGACGCCGTTATCTGCGGAAACGACGCCGTCGCCGAATCGGTGCTCAAAGCGCTTTCCGAACACCGGCTCGGAACGACCGTACCCGTCGTCGGACAGGATGCGGACATCGCCGCGTGTCAGCGCATCGCAGCCGGCACTCAGGCAGCGACGGTGTATAAGCCGATAACGGAACTGGCGCAAAAAGCGGCGACGTATGCGTATCTGCTCGCGTCGGGCGTGCCGGCGGCGGAACTGGACGGCGTTACCGAATCGATCGACAACGGCGCCAAACGGGTTCCGGCAGTGTTCCTTGCGCCGGTTCTGGTAACGAGCGGCAATATCGACGACGTTATCGTCGATTCGGGTTTTCACAGCCGGGAAGACGTGTACCGGAACGGCAAATAA
- a CDS encoding formylglycine-generating enzyme family protein, producing MQQMKRIMLVYLKFVLICFAVLCVTGMIFGEYIVSERGGSLLSAAARPVHADHGRAAVDLYQFTLVPVPGGSYTCVFTGLMPASERKPDETEYIAPFYMSAHEVSNELWAEVFTWATSPERGTYRYVFSDGSFRYCTWMDAVVWCNALSEYLNREPVYYAGTASGIGTAAAGNTAVASGIGSAQYASVLRQSISYAECLNEGVHFPDIKESADGFRLPTAAEWQFAARGGDPDAEDWNYQFAGSNNIDEVAWHAGNSMGFHPVGEKKANRLGLYDMCGNHWEWVEKSRTENVGYLAGGSCKTYPSHCTVFSMLALHPLEGYETSFRVVTNGRLR from the coding sequence ATGCAGCAAATGAAACGGATTATGCTGGTGTATTTAAAATTCGTACTGATTTGTTTTGCCGTTTTATGTGTTACCGGTATGATCTTCGGCGAATATATCGTTTCCGAGCGGGGCGGTTCGCTGCTGAGTGCGGCGGCCCGGCCGGTGCACGCGGATCACGGTCGCGCTGCCGTCGACTTGTATCAGTTTACGTTGGTTCCCGTACCGGGCGGCTCTTATACGTGCGTTTTTACCGGACTGATGCCCGCCAGTGAAAGAAAACCCGACGAAACCGAATATATCGCACCGTTTTATATGAGTGCGCACGAAGTATCCAACGAACTGTGGGCGGAAGTCTTTACCTGGGCAACGAGCCCCGAGCGGGGAACGTACCGGTACGTGTTTTCGGACGGTTCGTTCCGGTACTGTACCTGGATGGACGCCGTCGTGTGGTGCAACGCACTCAGCGAATACCTGAACCGGGAACCGGTGTATTATGCCGGTACCGCTTCAGGCATCGGTACCGCGGCCGCCGGCAATACTGCCGTCGCTTCCGGCATCGGCAGTGCGCAGTACGCGTCGGTTCTGCGCCAAAGCATATCGTATGCCGAATGCCTCAATGAAGGCGTTCACTTTCCGGATATAAAAGAAAGCGCCGACGGCTTCCGGCTCCCCACTGCGGCGGAATGGCAGTTTGCGGCGCGCGGCGGAGATCCCGACGCGGAAGACTGGAATTATCAGTTCGCCGGCAGTAATAATATAGACGAAGTCGCCTGGCACGCGGGCAACAGTATGGGCTTTCATCCCGTCGGAGAAAAAAAAGCCAACCGTTTGGGCCTGTACGACATGTGCGGTAACCACTGGGAATGGGTGGAAAAATCCCGAACGGAAAACGTCGGCTATCTGGCAGGCGGTTCGTGCAAAACGTACCCTTCGCACTGCACCGTTTTTTCCATGCTGGCCCTTCATCCGCTTGAAGGCTATGAAACGTCGTTCCGGGTCGTTACGAACGGCAGGCTGCGGTAA
- a CDS encoding sensor histidine kinase, protein MRYSITHFFRFVHFLPILLKKGAFALLLLCSCALVFPADVSDLFTTWLDYDGTPDWLQEEKKEKLIIFQENFTAYINDPAFALLANRNKAFTQQAAIIRNALPQHNSRDISYALFQFATLEKNAAEKTNTVFLFLLLFFIAFIIGGTLILYRMSASLQESKMKQEQASWFAQSVIKAQEIERRRILLEIHDTVMQDFRYYGLELAQNRLTNTALPEIAHGILKSVAQLRSICMNLQPPDLSGKDFTATVQTFCNKIQADTGVSCYCKYTKSLDLTAISEKTCIHLYRIIQEGIANSIKHASPSEICVAFRKTAERHRTNLVCYVTDDGTGFSYPAKAPRNNVAHFGIQGMQERAKLIGAEFAITSNDEIGTEIKITVPLSGTHEKNDKEQP, encoded by the coding sequence ATGCGGTACAGTATAACACACTTTTTTCGTTTTGTTCATTTTCTGCCGATTTTACTGAAAAAAGGCGCGTTCGCGCTGCTGCTGCTGTGCAGCTGCGCGTTGGTGTTTCCGGCAGACGTTTCGGACTTGTTCACCACTTGGCTCGATTACGACGGCACTCCCGACTGGCTGCAAGAAGAAAAAAAAGAAAAACTGATTATCTTTCAGGAAAACTTTACTGCATATATAAACGATCCGGCGTTCGCACTGCTGGCGAACCGGAACAAGGCGTTTACTCAGCAGGCGGCGATAATCCGCAACGCGCTGCCGCAGCATAATTCCCGGGACATTTCGTACGCACTGTTTCAATTTGCAACGCTCGAAAAAAACGCGGCTGAAAAAACGAACACCGTGTTTCTGTTTCTGCTGCTTTTTTTCATTGCGTTCATCATCGGCGGAACGCTGATTCTGTACCGGATGTCCGCATCGCTGCAGGAATCGAAAATGAAACAGGAACAGGCAAGCTGGTTCGCACAATCCGTCATTAAAGCGCAGGAAATCGAACGCCGCCGGATCCTTTTGGAAATACACGACACGGTCATGCAGGATTTCAGATATTACGGTCTCGAATTGGCGCAGAACCGGCTGACGAACACGGCGCTGCCGGAAATAGCGCACGGAATTCTGAAATCGGTGGCGCAGCTGCGTTCCATCTGCATGAATTTGCAGCCGCCGGATCTGAGCGGCAAAGACTTCACCGCAACCGTTCAGACGTTCTGCAATAAAATACAAGCGGACACCGGCGTTTCCTGTTACTGCAAATACACGAAATCGCTCGATCTGACGGCGATTTCCGAAAAAACGTGCATTCATCTGTACCGGATCATCCAGGAAGGTATTGCGAACTCGATAAAGCACGCGTCTCCGTCGGAAATCTGCGTCGCGTTCAGAAAAACCGCCGAACGGCACCGGACGAACCTCGTCTGCTACGTAACCGACGACGGAACGGGCTTTTCATATCCGGCGAAAGCGCCCCGGAACAACGTCGCGCATTTCGGCATTCAGGGAATGCAGGAACGGGCCAAGCTGATCGGCGCGGAGTTCGCCATTACTTCCAACGATGAAATCGGAACCGAAATAAAAATAACCGTACCGCTTTCCGGTACACATGAAAAAAACGACAAGGAGCAACCATGA
- a CDS encoding ATP-binding cassette domain-containing protein, protein MGKNILEMAHIVKEFPGVKALDDVTFKVAEGEIHFLVGENGAGKSTLMKVLSGVHPYGTYEGQVIIDGEVQTYKTIKDSERAGLAIIYQELALISELSVYENIYLGHEIKKKNGSIDWNETIIRAQQQLAKVGLDVDPGTQIKNLGTGKQQLIEIAKALSKNIRILILDEPTSSLNEDDSENLLELILNLKKQGVTCIMISHKLKEVLKIADTVTILRDGRTVATLPRAELSEEIIIKHMVGREIKNIYPKRAHADRGDVVFEVKDWKVYDYNISRQLLKGIDLNVRRGEILGLAGLMGAGRTEFALSVFGNPRKYKVEGTALLFGKPVDFRHSKDAIAHGFAYVSEDRKRDGLILEQDVKQNITIASLKQLVKNNIIDKNREITVSEKYRQELKIKTPSIDAKVNKLSGGNQQKVSLAKWLMVKPDILILDEPTRGIDVGAKYEIYTLMNTLVEQGMSIIMISSELPEILGMSDRIYVVSGGVIAGELSGADATQEKIMHLATAN, encoded by the coding sequence ATGGGCAAAAACATTCTTGAAATGGCTCACATAGTAAAAGAATTTCCCGGAGTAAAAGCGCTTGACGACGTAACGTTCAAAGTTGCCGAAGGCGAAATCCATTTTCTGGTCGGAGAAAACGGCGCCGGAAAATCGACGCTGATGAAAGTCCTGTCGGGAGTGCATCCGTACGGAACCTACGAAGGCCAAGTCATTATCGACGGGGAAGTACAAACGTATAAAACGATCAAAGACAGCGAACGAGCGGGCCTTGCGATCATCTATCAGGAACTGGCGCTCATAAGCGAACTGTCGGTATACGAAAACATCTACCTCGGTCATGAAATCAAAAAGAAAAACGGTTCCATCGATTGGAACGAAACCATCATCCGGGCACAGCAGCAGCTTGCGAAAGTGGGACTCGACGTCGACCCGGGCACGCAGATAAAAAACTTGGGCACCGGAAAACAGCAGCTTATTGAAATCGCAAAAGCGCTCAGCAAAAACATCCGCATACTCATTTTGGACGAACCGACGTCTTCACTGAACGAAGACGACAGCGAAAACCTGCTGGAACTGATACTGAACCTGAAAAAACAGGGCGTAACCTGCATCATGATATCGCACAAACTGAAAGAAGTGCTGAAAATCGCGGATACGGTTACGATACTCAGAGACGGACGGACGGTCGCCACGCTGCCGCGCGCGGAACTGAGCGAAGAAATCATCATCAAACACATGGTGGGCCGCGAAATAAAAAACATCTATCCGAAGCGTGCGCACGCCGACAGAGGCGACGTCGTTTTTGAAGTAAAAGACTGGAAAGTCTACGACTACAACATTTCCCGCCAATTGCTGAAAGGCATCGATTTGAACGTCCGCAGGGGAGAAATTCTGGGACTGGCGGGACTGATGGGCGCCGGACGGACGGAATTCGCGCTGAGCGTATTCGGCAATCCGCGTAAATACAAAGTGGAAGGAACGGCGCTCCTGTTCGGCAAACCGGTCGATTTCAGACACTCAAAAGACGCCATCGCACACGGCTTCGCGTACGTGTCGGAAGACCGCAAGAGAGACGGCCTGATTCTCGAGCAGGACGTTAAACAGAACATAACGATCGCGTCGCTCAAGCAGCTGGTAAAAAACAATATCATCGACAAAAACCGGGAAATCACGGTGAGTGAAAAATATCGCCAAGAACTCAAAATCAAAACGCCCTCGATAGATGCGAAAGTCAACAAACTTTCCGGCGGAAACCAGCAGAAAGTGTCGCTGGCAAAATGGCTTATGGTAAAGCCCGATATTCTGATTCTCGACGAACCGACGCGCGGAATAGACGTCGGCGCAAAATACGAGATTTACACGCTCATGAACACGCTGGTCGAACAGGGCATGAGCATCATCATGATATCGTCCGAATTACCGGAAATACTCGGTATGAGCGACCGCATATACGTCGTTTCAGGCGGTGTGATCGCGGGCGAACTGAGCGGCGCGGACGCCACTCAGGAAAAAATCATGCATCTGGCAACGGCGAACTGA
- a CDS encoding sugar ABC transporter permease, with the protein MNFRILKQNARQYGMFVALMVVMIFFTVTTGGIFMTPRNLSNLFDQTGYVAILAIGMTLVLIIRQIDLSVGFAAGFTGAIAALLMRNFTGLPVAAVVLIAMGIGLLIGLYQGTLIAKCGVPAFVVTLAGMFIFRGALLRVTEGTGTIIVKNAAFNALGNGFIQDPFGPEGLHVLTLILGIALIVFIIVSEIVNRAKREKYRLQNLPIDMFVCKLFFIAALILFFTWKLANYNGLSWTVVIVLAVLAVYHFFTNNTVLGRHIFATGGNPEAAELSGISVQKVTMFVFCSMGALAGLAGILFTARLQSATTTAGNAFEMDAIASCYVGGVSSSGGVGRVTGTIIGALVMSALSNGMNLMNIGISYQYMVRGIILILAVLFDIRTRRIKV; encoded by the coding sequence ATGAACTTCAGAATTTTGAAACAGAACGCACGCCAATACGGCATGTTCGTCGCTTTGATGGTCGTAATGATTTTCTTTACCGTTACGACCGGCGGTATTTTCATGACGCCGCGCAACTTGAGCAATCTGTTCGATCAGACCGGCTACGTTGCGATTCTTGCCATAGGTATGACGCTGGTTCTCATCATACGGCAGATAGATCTGTCCGTCGGATTCGCCGCCGGCTTTACCGGCGCCATCGCGGCACTGCTGATGCGCAACTTTACCGGTCTTCCGGTCGCCGCCGTCGTGCTTATCGCGATGGGAATCGGACTGCTCATCGGACTGTATCAGGGAACGCTGATAGCGAAATGCGGCGTTCCGGCGTTCGTCGTTACGCTCGCCGGCATGTTCATTTTCCGCGGAGCGCTGCTGCGCGTTACCGAAGGCACCGGAACGATCATCGTAAAAAACGCCGCGTTCAACGCGCTGGGCAACGGCTTTATCCAAGATCCGTTCGGACCGGAAGGGCTTCACGTACTCACGCTCATCCTCGGCATCGCGCTGATCGTGTTCATCATCGTGAGCGAAATCGTGAACCGCGCCAAACGGGAAAAATACCGTCTGCAGAATCTGCCGATCGACATGTTCGTGTGCAAACTCTTTTTTATCGCCGCACTGATACTGTTTTTTACCTGGAAACTTGCCAATTACAACGGACTGTCTTGGACGGTCGTCATCGTACTGGCAGTCCTCGCAGTCTACCATTTTTTTACCAACAACACGGTGCTCGGCCGCCACATTTTTGCGACGGGCGGCAACCCCGAAGCGGCGGAACTGAGCGGTATCAGCGTGCAGAAAGTAACGATGTTCGTTTTCTGTTCAATGGGAGCGCTCGCGGGGCTTGCGGGAATCCTGTTCACCGCGCGGCTGCAGTCGGCAACGACGACGGCGGGCAACGCCTTTGAAATGGACGCGATCGCATCCTGCTACGTCGGCGGCGTTTCTTCGTCGGGCGGCGTCGGACGCGTAACGGGAACGATTATCGGAGCGCTCGTCATGTCCGCCTTATCGAACGGCATGAACCTGATGAACATCGGTATTTCCTACCAGTACATGGTTCGCGGCATTATCCTCATTCTGGCTGTTCTGTTCGACATCAGAACGCGCCGCATAAAAGTGTAA
- a CDS encoding sugar-binding protein: protein MKKSVKAILGMLILTALTLPVFAGGAKESAKIEVGIVLPTKDEPRWIQDETQFLKLLEGKASVQLLFSQGDSNKEKQNVEALLNKGIKILIICPHDATAAAAAVEAAKKDGVTVICYDRLITDTAAVDYYVTFDSFSVGVAQGQFLIDKLTPGKKGVPLYLYAGAASDNNAFIFFEGAWSVLQPKIADGTFVIKNSDKAVALQNKTKLSRTELADIINQVTTDWNFDIAKKKAADNLTVAKTADKGGVYILAPNDGTARAIADEFSKDPDVTSFYITGQDAEFASAQYIADGKQSMTVWKNTSTLAADAIAMTTDILAGKKPSTSSSYDNGSKQIPAKQTAVTVITKDNIKLLVEADYNGARNLKF from the coding sequence ATGAAAAAGAGTGTGAAGGCGATCCTCGGTATGCTTATACTGACGGCGTTAACGCTGCCGGTCTTTGCCGGCGGAGCAAAAGAATCCGCAAAGATTGAAGTCGGCATCGTTTTACCCACGAAAGACGAACCGCGCTGGATTCAGGACGAAACGCAATTTCTCAAATTGCTTGAAGGCAAAGCGTCGGTACAGCTGCTGTTCAGTCAGGGCGATTCCAACAAGGAAAAGCAGAACGTCGAAGCGCTCCTTAACAAAGGAATCAAGATTCTGATCATCTGCCCGCACGACGCAACCGCCGCCGCGGCAGCCGTTGAAGCGGCAAAAAAAGACGGCGTAACGGTCATCTGCTACGACCGGCTCATCACCGATACCGCCGCCGTCGATTATTACGTAACGTTCGACAGCTTTTCCGTCGGAGTCGCTCAGGGACAATTCCTCATCGACAAACTGACACCCGGCAAAAAAGGCGTACCGTTGTATCTGTACGCGGGAGCGGCATCGGACAACAACGCGTTCATCTTCTTTGAAGGCGCCTGGTCAGTCCTGCAGCCCAAAATTGCGGACGGTACGTTCGTAATCAAAAACTCGGATAAAGCAGTCGCGCTGCAGAACAAAACCAAACTGTCCCGCACCGAATTGGCCGACATCATCAACCAAGTTACGACCGACTGGAACTTCGACATCGCAAAGAAAAAGGCCGCGGACAACCTGACGGTAGCCAAAACTGCCGATAAAGGCGGCGTGTACATCCTCGCTCCGAACGACGGCACGGCGCGCGCTATCGCGGACGAGTTTTCCAAAGATCCCGACGTAACGTCTTTCTACATTACCGGTCAGGACGCCGAATTCGCTTCCGCGCAGTACATCGCCGACGGCAAACAGTCTATGACCGTGTGGAAGAACACCAGTACGCTCGCGGCGGACGCCATCGCCATGACCACGGACATCCTTGCAGGCAAAAAACCTTCAACGTCCTCTTCCTACGACAACGGCAGCAAACAGATTCCCGCCAAACAAACCGCCGTAACCGTCATTACCAAAGACAACATCAAACTGCTTGTTGAAGCCGATTACAACGGCGCGCGCAATTTAAAATTCTAA
- a CDS encoding formylglycine-generating enzyme family protein, giving the protein MKKTKIGFIGGTIAAAVLALSLAGCNQGTGGSGSVVPDQPKVSYRDSIFVQGRGQVYQPVLTNNGQSVYERTDPVSETVADFYMGQYEITDEWWKEVYDWATDAARGSRQYSFTVGNSLSNGMSYGDAVVWCNALSEYKGREPVYMEKDTIVVARTAVNVSKDTSRDGIMISTNNIQVSKAADGFRLPSLAEWQFAARGGNPSASTIWNYQFAGSDNISEVAWFIGNANSRGTLVAGGKKSNTLGFYDLCGSQREFVFRVALKAEAVSFPRTPSAAAEFVAGSVLDDSDACKILCGETVAATQVVQSASFRIVSNTKF; this is encoded by the coding sequence ATGAAGAAAACGAAAATCGGATTTATCGGCGGAACGATTGCCGCCGCCGTTTTGGCTCTGTCTCTTGCCGGTTGTAATCAGGGAACCGGCGGCAGTGGTTCCGTTGTTCCTGACCAGCCCAAAGTGTCGTATCGGGACAGCATCTTCGTCCAGGGACGGGGACAGGTATATCAGCCGGTACTGACGAATAATGGTCAATCAGTATATGAACGTACTGATCCCGTATCTGAAACTGTCGCTGATTTTTATATGGGACAGTACGAAATCACGGACGAATGGTGGAAAGAAGTGTACGACTGGGCGACTGACGCCGCGCGCGGAAGCAGACAGTATTCGTTTACGGTCGGTAATTCTCTCAGCAACGGCATGTCGTACGGAGACGCCGTCGTGTGGTGCAACGCGCTCAGCGAATATAAAGGCCGGGAACCCGTTTATATGGAAAAGGATACAATTGTCGTTGCCCGGACAGCCGTCAACGTTTCAAAAGATACATCGAGAGACGGTATTATGATATCTACCAATAATATACAAGTCTCAAAGGCTGCAGACGGTTTCCGTTTACCGTCTCTGGCGGAATGGCAGTTTGCCGCGCGCGGCGGAAATCCTTCTGCCAGTACCATTTGGAATTATCAGTTTGCAGGCAGTGATAATATCAGTGAGGTTGCTTGGTTCATCGGCAACGCGAACAGCCGGGGAACGCTCGTTGCCGGAGGAAAAAAATCGAACACGCTCGGTTTCTATGATTTGTGCGGCAGTCAGCGGGAATTCGTGTTCCGCGTTGCATTAAAGGCAGAGGCTGTGTCTTTTCCGAGAACCCCTTCGGCAGCAGCTGAGTTTGTCGCCGGCTCGGTGCTTGACGACAGTGATGCCTGTAAGATTCTGTGCGGTGAGACGGTTGCCGCTACACAGGTCGTTCAGAGTGCTTCTTTCCGTATCGTTTCAAACACCAAGTTTTAA
- a CDS encoding LuxR C-terminal-related transcriptional regulator: MKTFLIIDDHVFLRHGLAQYLESSGSESDSAESGSAESDNSAWKCIGEAACLTEAETLLTGVLTAEPNGRDCTVILLDVMLQKDNGLEFIRWIADLLQENGMELRADDCPVKIVIYSAFVTVPRIQRALELGAKGCVSKIAPEQEILDALNAVAAGGTYIDSGLYEEYKKDAASPDILTKREREVLIYVQDYLSNQQIADKMNISTRTVENYLSRLYEKTDVFCRSDLIGL; encoded by the coding sequence ATGAAAACTTTTCTTATCATAGACGATCACGTATTTCTCAGGCACGGGCTGGCTCAATACCTTGAATCAAGCGGTTCCGAATCGGACAGTGCCGAATCTGGCAGTGCCGAATCGGACAACTCCGCCTGGAAGTGCATCGGAGAAGCAGCCTGTCTTACTGAAGCGGAAACGCTGCTTACCGGTGTTTTAACAGCGGAGCCGAACGGGCGGGACTGTACGGTGATATTGCTGGACGTCATGCTTCAAAAAGACAACGGGCTTGAATTCATTCGGTGGATAGCCGATTTACTGCAAGAAAACGGCATGGAACTGCGCGCGGACGACTGTCCGGTAAAAATCGTCATTTATTCGGCGTTCGTTACCGTTCCGCGCATACAGCGGGCGCTGGAACTCGGCGCGAAAGGCTGCGTATCAAAAATTGCACCGGAACAGGAAATTCTGGACGCGCTGAACGCGGTCGCCGCGGGCGGAACGTACATCGACAGCGGACTTTACGAAGAATATAAAAAAGACGCCGCCTCGCCGGACATATTGACCAAACGGGAACGGGAAGTGCTTATTTACGTGCAGGATTATCTGTCGAATCAGCAGATTGCGGACAAAATGAATATTTCAACGCGAACCGTAGAAAATTATCTGTCCCGTCTGTATGAAAAAACCGACGTTTTCTGCCGGAGCGACTTGATCGGATTATGA